From one Geoalkalibacter halelectricus genomic stretch:
- the hrcA gene encoding heat-inducible transcriptional repressor HrcA, with protein sequence MSETLNERSRKILEAIIEDHIASAEPVGSRSITRRHGIGLSPATVRNVMADLEEMGYLAAPHTSSGRVPTEKGYRFYIDSLLQVRALTPQQKERIRRYCRRRGLRADELLREAGRVLSNLSHYTGIVMAPQFTASVFRHIEFVRLSQGRILAIFVAESGLVQNKIIETDEDLSRGDLEQMNNYLNHSYAGLSLPEIKRRLVEDMSRDKALYERLLKRTMPLFNAALCEEESREVFIEGLSRMFEQPEFSDLERMKRLFKAFEQKSLLVEFLDKCRESQGVRIFIGSETEYREIEGCSLITAGYRNADGRTIGTLGVIGPTRMAYSQVIPIVDYTAQLMSQLFESEK encoded by the coding sequence ATGAGCGAAACTCTTAACGAGCGCAGCCGCAAAATTCTCGAAGCCATCATCGAGGACCACATCGCCTCGGCCGAGCCCGTGGGTTCGCGTTCCATCACGCGCCGCCACGGCATCGGCCTCTCACCGGCCACGGTGCGCAACGTCATGGCCGATCTCGAGGAGATGGGTTATCTGGCGGCACCCCATACCTCATCGGGGCGTGTGCCCACGGAAAAAGGCTATCGCTTCTACATCGATTCGCTCCTCCAGGTGCGGGCCCTGACCCCCCAGCAAAAGGAGCGTATCCGGCGTTATTGCCGACGCCGCGGCCTGCGCGCCGACGAGCTGTTGCGCGAGGCCGGGCGGGTGTTGAGCAATCTCTCGCACTACACCGGCATCGTCATGGCGCCTCAGTTCACCGCCTCGGTGTTTCGCCACATCGAGTTCGTGCGGTTGTCTCAGGGGCGCATCCTGGCGATCTTCGTCGCCGAAAGCGGTCTGGTGCAGAACAAGATCATCGAAACCGATGAGGATCTGAGCCGCGGCGATCTCGAGCAGATGAACAATTATCTCAACCACTCCTACGCCGGGCTCTCCTTGCCGGAAATCAAGCGGCGGCTGGTCGAGGACATGTCGCGGGACAAAGCTCTTTACGAGCGCCTGCTCAAGCGCACCATGCCGTTGTTCAACGCGGCGTTATGCGAGGAAGAGAGCCGCGAGGTGTTCATCGAAGGGCTCAGCCGCATGTTCGAGCAGCCCGAATTCAGTGACCTGGAGCGCATGAAGCGGCTGTTCAAGGCCTTTGAGCAGAAAAGCCTGCTCGTTGAGTTTCTCGACAAGTGCCGCGAGAGCCAGGGCGTGCGCATTTTTATCGGCAGCGAGACCGAATATCGCGAGATCGAGGGATGCAGTCTGATCACCGCCGGCTATCGCAACGCGGACGGGCGCACCATCGGAACCCTGGGCGTCATCGGTCCGACGCGCATGGCCTATTCCCAGGTCATCCCCATCGTCGACTATACCGCCCAGTTGATGAGTCAGTTGTTTGAATCCGAGAAATAA
- the grpE gene encoding nucleotide exchange factor GrpE — protein sequence MSKKEKKETTTAPEAPQEAAVEEPEEESGGGAPNDEESGEVAELARALDECRQEARRNHDLYLRMAADLDNFRKRAQREREDLAKFANEKILREVLPVIDNLERAVEHARQEGGNSKGLVEGVEMTLSQFAKVLEKFGVAPLESVGKPFDPARHEAMGQLESAQHPANTVAQELQKGYVLHERLLRPALVMVTKVPAAGGEGEQSSE from the coding sequence GTGTCGAAGAAAGAGAAGAAAGAAACGACCACCGCCCCCGAGGCGCCCCAGGAAGCCGCCGTCGAGGAACCCGAGGAAGAATCAGGCGGCGGCGCGCCCAACGACGAGGAGTCGGGCGAAGTTGCCGAGTTGGCGCGTGCCCTCGACGAGTGCCGTCAGGAAGCGCGGCGCAATCACGATCTTTATTTGCGCATGGCCGCCGATTTGGATAACTTTCGCAAGCGCGCCCAGCGTGAGCGCGAGGATCTGGCCAAGTTCGCCAATGAGAAGATCCTGCGCGAGGTTCTGCCGGTCATCGACAACCTTGAGCGGGCCGTGGAGCATGCCCGTCAGGAAGGCGGCAATTCCAAGGGCCTGGTCGAAGGCGTGGAAATGACGCTCAGCCAGTTTGCCAAGGTGCTGGAAAAGTTCGGCGTGGCGCCGCTGGAAAGCGTCGGCAAGCCCTTCGATCCGGCGCGCCACGAGGCCATGGGGCAGTTGGAAAGCGCCCAGCACCCGGCCAATACCGTTGCGCAGGAACTGCAGAAGGGCTATGTTCTGCACGAACGGCTGCTGCGCCCGGCCCTGGTCATGGTGACCAAGGTCCCCGCCGCTGGCGGTGAGGGCGAACAGAGCAGCGAGTGA
- the dnaK gene encoding molecular chaperone DnaK has product MGKVIGIDLGTTNSCVAVMEGGEPIVIANSEGSRTTPSMVAFTESGERLVGQQAKRQAVTNPENTLFAIKRLIGRKFDSDAVRKDIEISPFKIVEADNGDAWVEVRGKKYSAPEISAMVLQKMKQTAEDYLGEPVTDAVVTVPAYFNDSQRQATKDAAKIAGLNLLRIINEPTAAALAYGLDKKKDEKIAVFDLGGGTFDISILELGDGVFEVKSTNGDTFLGGEDFDQRIIDYVADEFKKDQGIDLRKDKMALQRLKEASEKAKCELSGSMETDINLPFITADQNGPKHLNIKLTRAKLESICADLLDKLVGPCKIALKDAGLSPSDIDEVILVGGMTRMPAVQKRVQDIFGKTPNKGVNPDEVVAIGAAIQGGVLKGEVKDVLLLDVTPLSLGIETLGGVMTKLIDKNTTIPCRKSQIFSTAADNQPAVSVHVLQGEREMAGDNKTIGRFELVGIPPAPRGVPQVEVTFDLDANGILHVSAKDLGTGKEQSIRITASSGLSDEEIERMVKDAEAHAGEDKKKRELIEARNQADGLVYTTEKSLKEHGDKVDAATREGIQSALESLKKAMEGDSAEEIQNKTQELAQASHKLAEAMYAKAEQGAEAPGGEAAEGGGAGAKDEDVVDAEFEEVDEDKKK; this is encoded by the coding sequence ATGGGAAAAGTCATCGGCATAGATTTGGGCACCACCAACTCGTGCGTCGCGGTCATGGAGGGGGGCGAGCCCATCGTTATCGCCAACTCGGAAGGCTCGCGCACCACGCCGTCCATGGTGGCCTTCACGGAAAGCGGCGAGCGGCTGGTGGGCCAGCAGGCCAAGCGCCAGGCGGTCACCAATCCGGAGAACACTCTGTTCGCCATCAAGCGTCTGATCGGGCGCAAGTTCGATTCGGACGCGGTGCGCAAGGACATTGAGATCAGTCCCTTCAAGATCGTCGAGGCCGACAACGGCGATGCCTGGGTCGAGGTGCGCGGCAAGAAATACAGCGCGCCCGAGATCTCGGCCATGGTGCTGCAGAAGATGAAGCAGACCGCCGAGGATTATCTCGGTGAGCCGGTCACCGATGCGGTGGTGACCGTGCCCGCCTACTTCAACGATTCCCAGCGTCAGGCGACCAAGGACGCCGCCAAGATCGCCGGGCTCAACTTGCTGCGCATCATCAACGAGCCCACCGCCGCGGCTCTGGCTTACGGTCTGGACAAGAAGAAGGATGAAAAAATCGCCGTGTTCGATCTGGGCGGCGGCACCTTCGACATTTCCATCCTTGAGCTCGGCGACGGGGTGTTCGAGGTCAAGTCGACCAACGGCGACACCTTCCTCGGCGGGGAGGACTTCGACCAGCGCATCATCGACTATGTGGCCGACGAGTTCAAAAAAGATCAGGGCATCGACCTGCGCAAGGACAAGATGGCCCTGCAGCGTCTCAAGGAAGCGTCGGAAAAGGCCAAGTGCGAACTCTCCGGCTCCATGGAGACCGACATCAACCTGCCCTTCATCACGGCCGACCAGAACGGGCCCAAGCATCTCAACATCAAGCTGACCCGCGCCAAGTTGGAGAGCATCTGCGCCGATCTGCTCGACAAGCTGGTGGGACCGTGCAAGATTGCCCTTAAGGATGCAGGGCTTTCGCCCTCGGATATCGACGAGGTGATCCTGGTCGGCGGCATGACGCGTATGCCGGCGGTGCAGAAGCGCGTGCAGGACATCTTCGGCAAAACGCCCAACAAGGGTGTCAATCCCGACGAGGTGGTGGCCATCGGCGCCGCCATCCAGGGCGGCGTGCTCAAGGGCGAGGTCAAGGACGTGCTGCTGCTCGACGTCACCCCCTTGTCCCTGGGCATCGAGACCCTGGGCGGGGTGATGACCAAGCTCATCGACAAGAACACCACCATTCCCTGCCGCAAGAGCCAGATCTTCTCCACCGCCGCCGACAATCAGCCGGCCGTGTCGGTGCATGTGCTCCAGGGCGAGCGCGAGATGGCCGGCGACAACAAGACCATCGGCCGCTTCGAGCTGGTCGGCATCCCGCCGGCGCCGCGCGGTGTGCCGCAGGTCGAGGTGACCTTTGATCTCGACGCCAACGGCATTCTGCACGTCAGCGCCAAGGATCTGGGCACCGGCAAGGAGCAGTCGATTCGCATCACCGCCTCCTCGGGCTTGTCCGATGAGGAGATCGAGCGCATGGTCAAGGACGCCGAGGCTCATGCCGGCGAGGACAAGAAGAAGCGCGAACTCATCGAGGCGCGCAATCAGGCCGACGGCCTGGTCTACACCACCGAGAAGTCCCTCAAGGAGCATGGCGACAAGGTCGACGCGGCCACCCGCGAAGGCATCCAAAGCGCCCTTGAGTCTCTGAAGAAGGCCATGGAAGGCGACAGCGCCGAGGAAATTCAAAATAAAACCCAGGAATTGGCCCAGGCTTCTCACAAACTGGCCGAGGCCATGTACGCCAAGGCCGAGCAAGGCGCCGAGGCGCCCGGTGGCGAAGCCGCCGAGGGCGGCGGCGCCGGTGCCAAGGACGAGGACGTGGTCGACGCCGAATTCGAGGAAGTCGACGAGGACAAGAAGAAGTAG